A genomic window from Massilia sp. METH4 includes:
- a CDS encoding FAD-dependent oxidoreductase: METDFQQRVFEYRPREDNDEGIHPVVVVGAGPIGLATAIDLARQQIPVILLDDDNRLSNGSRAICFAKRTLEIFDRLGCGDSMVKKGVSWNVGRVFMGNEQIYSFDLLPEQGHERPAFINLQQYYVEGYLQERAQKLPSLDLRWSSRVTGLTQNADGVTLTVSAPDREYALRAQYVVAADGGRSAIRGFLGLESKGRVFQDRFLIADVKMTAEFPSERWFWFDPPFHRGQSVLLHRQPDDVWRIDFQLGWDADPVAERAPERVIPRIQALLGKEVDFTLEWVSIYTFCCLRMDKFRHGRVLFAGDSAHGVSPFGARGANSGVQDADNLAWKLRLVLQGKAPDALLDTYGSEREYAADENILNSTRATDFITPKSAVSRLFRDATLQLARDHAFARKMVNSGRLSLPSVYSDSLLNTPDVQPFATALRPGAPAADAPVAIDGAPDWLLRRVGDDFTGIYFAGSHIDAEVLRRCACLAEADVPMRTLVVVAPGTSAGPGMLADTEGLVRQRYGAQPGSFYLLRPDQHVCARWREFDETAVRQAIARATCNVKETA; encoded by the coding sequence ATGGAGACCGACTTCCAGCAGCGCGTATTCGAATACCGGCCGCGCGAGGATAACGACGAGGGCATCCACCCCGTCGTGGTGGTGGGTGCCGGCCCGATCGGCCTGGCCACAGCGATCGATCTGGCCAGGCAGCAGATTCCCGTGATCCTGCTCGACGACGACAACCGCCTGTCGAACGGTTCACGGGCAATCTGCTTCGCCAAGCGCACGCTCGAGATCTTCGACCGGCTCGGTTGCGGCGACTCCATGGTGAAGAAGGGGGTAAGCTGGAACGTTGGCCGGGTGTTCATGGGTAACGAACAGATATATAGCTTCGACCTTTTGCCGGAGCAGGGGCACGAACGCCCGGCGTTCATCAACCTGCAGCAGTATTATGTGGAAGGCTATCTGCAGGAGCGTGCCCAGAAACTGCCGTCCCTGGACCTGCGCTGGAGCAGCAGGGTGACGGGTCTTACCCAGAATGCCGACGGCGTGACCCTGACCGTATCCGCGCCTGACCGCGAGTATGCGCTGCGTGCGCAATACGTGGTGGCGGCCGATGGCGGCCGCAGCGCCATCCGCGGCTTCCTCGGCCTCGAAAGCAAGGGACGCGTGTTCCAGGACCGTTTCCTGATCGCCGACGTGAAGATGACGGCCGAGTTCCCGTCGGAGCGCTGGTTCTGGTTCGATCCGCCGTTCCACCGTGGTCAATCGGTGCTGCTGCACCGCCAGCCCGACGATGTGTGGCGCATCGACTTCCAGCTGGGCTGGGATGCCGACCCGGTTGCCGAGCGCGCGCCCGAGCGCGTGATCCCACGCATCCAGGCCCTGCTCGGCAAGGAGGTCGACTTCACGCTGGAATGGGTCAGCATCTACACGTTCTGCTGCCTGCGTATGGACAAATTCCGCCATGGCCGCGTGCTGTTCGCCGGCGATTCGGCTCATGGTGTTTCGCCGTTCGGCGCCCGCGGCGCCAACAGCGGTGTACAGGATGCCGACAACCTGGCGTGGAAACTACGCTTAGTCCTGCAGGGTAAGGCGCCCGATGCGCTGCTCGACACGTATGGCAGCGAGCGCGAATACGCGGCCGACGAGAACATCCTGAACTCCACGCGAGCAACCGACTTTATCACGCCCAAGAGCGCTGTGAGCCGGCTGTTCCGTGACGCGACGCTGCAACTGGCGCGCGACCATGCGTTTGCGCGCAAGATGGTCAACAGCGGACGGCTTTCGCTGCCTTCGGTGTATAGCGATTCGCTGTTGAACACGCCCGACGTGCAACCATTCGCCACCGCGTTGCGTCCTGGCGCGCCGGCCGCCGATGCCCCGGTTGCCATCGATGGCGCACCGGACTGGCTGCTGCGGCGGGTCGGCGACGACTTCACTGGCATCTACTTTGCTGGCAGCCACATCGACGCCGAGGTACTGCGCCGGTGCGCCTGCCTTGCCGAAGCGGACGTTCCGATGCGCACGCTGGTCGTGGTGGCACCGGGCACGTCTGCCGGACCGGGCATGCTGGCCGATACCGAAGGTCTGGTGCGCCAGCGCTACGGGGCACAACCGGGCAGCTTCTACCTGCTGCGCCCCGACCAGCACGTATGCGCGCGCTGGCGTGAATTCGATGAGACGGCTGTCCGCCAAGCCATTGCCCGAGCCACCTGCAACGTGAAGGAAACAGCATGA
- a CDS encoding DUF2783 domain-containing protein, whose protein sequence is MNSRLNLDSNLAAPDDFYEALIDAHQELDDEQSKMLNAQLVLLLSNHIGNLAVLLEALAIARANAGVQPR, encoded by the coding sequence ATGAACTCGCGTCTGAACCTCGACAGCAACCTGGCCGCGCCGGATGACTTCTACGAAGCGCTGATCGACGCCCACCAGGAACTCGATGACGAGCAAAGCAAGATGTTGAATGCGCAACTGGTCCTGCTGCTGTCGAACCACATCGGCAACCTGGCGGTCTTGCTGGAAGCCCTTGCAATCGCGCGGGCAAACGCCGGCGTACAACCACGTTGA
- a CDS encoding helix-turn-helix domain-containing protein yields MYSSIITTAQAAKLLGVSPRTAQLWIESGEIPSWKTPGGHRRVFLSDVLSLLACVDPGQPAPPVVCVLADERRHAMWTGALKRLRVGSIACFDDPIAAAVAMGAAVPEVLLVHAETADDLRPAFLTSLRAVRLLDRLRIVVATHLSPEVVHKLLVPALACETVQLDESTVDLAPNLGGLSCFR; encoded by the coding sequence ATGTACAGTTCCATTATCACTACCGCACAGGCAGCGAAGCTCCTCGGAGTGTCGCCTAGAACGGCCCAACTGTGGATAGAAAGCGGGGAAATCCCGTCGTGGAAGACCCCGGGCGGCCATCGTCGCGTGTTCCTGTCCGACGTGCTGTCGTTGCTGGCCTGCGTCGACCCTGGACAGCCGGCACCTCCAGTAGTCTGCGTCCTTGCCGACGAACGTCGCCATGCAATGTGGACCGGTGCATTGAAGCGCCTCCGCGTCGGTAGCATCGCCTGTTTCGACGACCCTATCGCCGCAGCAGTGGCAATGGGCGCAGCAGTGCCGGAGGTGCTGCTGGTGCATGCGGAAACGGCCGACGACCTTCGCCCGGCTTTCCTCACGTCGCTACGGGCTGTCAGGCTGTTGGATCGCCTTCGCATCGTCGTTGCCACCCATCTTTCACCCGAGGTCGTTCACAAATTGCTGGTTCCGGCCCTGGCCTGTGAAACGGTCCAGCTCGACGAATCGACAGTGGATCTCGCCCCCAATCTTGGAGGGCTGTCGTGTTTCCGTTAA
- a CDS encoding arylsulfatase, with product MLIVLDDVGFSDLGPYGSEIRTPAISSLANEGVRFNRFDTKAICSPTRASLLTGCNPQTVRMADLPVPSPDPANTTKYRGELPENARTLGQVLKDAGYFTAAFGKWHLAPGKEDGKPGNNASWPLQRGFDYFYGFAAGWTDQYHPNLVEGNSVVPVPMRAGYHLSVDLVDRAIAKISGNKTANPGQPFFTYLAFGAGHSPIQVPRAYIDRYAGVYEKGWDVLRQERFNRMQAIPGLLPPTTKLPARNTGDRAWSDLTEDEQVVFARFMATYAGFIEHTDEQIGRLVSHLKSTGDYDNTVFVVLSDNGAANEAGQVGAFERLYWPNTLTPAQMRARLDELGTDKTQSQYQRPWAMLGNTPFRRYKLWPHAGGVRTPLVLSWANRIASPGTVRQQYLDVSDLAPTLAELAGTSFPTAVNGVAQIPVAGNSIEPVLRDPQANGRDVQFFEMRGNRAITSGKWKAVAIHTYGQDFSKDRWELFDLANDFAESTNVAAVYPAKLEELKQLWASEAAKYSMPALSDPPASTVYLNDYGDALLETP from the coding sequence GTGCTGATCGTGCTAGACGATGTGGGCTTCTCCGATCTTGGCCCTTATGGATCGGAGATCCGGACGCCGGCGATCAGCAGCCTCGCGAACGAAGGCGTGCGCTTCAACCGGTTCGACACCAAGGCGATCTGCTCGCCTACCCGTGCATCGCTGCTGACCGGGTGCAATCCGCAAACGGTCCGGATGGCCGACTTGCCGGTGCCAAGTCCGGATCCGGCCAACACGACGAAGTATCGCGGCGAGCTTCCCGAAAATGCGCGCACGCTGGGCCAGGTGCTCAAGGATGCCGGCTACTTCACGGCCGCATTCGGCAAGTGGCATCTTGCCCCCGGCAAGGAAGACGGCAAGCCTGGCAACAATGCCTCCTGGCCTCTGCAGCGCGGCTTCGACTATTTCTACGGGTTTGCGGCCGGCTGGACGGACCAGTACCATCCGAATCTCGTGGAAGGAAACTCGGTCGTGCCGGTGCCGATGCGAGCGGGCTATCACCTATCTGTCGACCTGGTTGACAGGGCTATCGCGAAGATCAGCGGCAACAAGACGGCAAACCCTGGTCAGCCTTTTTTCACATACCTTGCATTCGGGGCGGGGCACTCGCCGATCCAGGTGCCACGCGCCTATATTGACCGGTACGCGGGCGTTTACGAAAAGGGGTGGGATGTGTTGCGCCAGGAGCGCTTCAACCGCATGCAGGCCATTCCCGGCCTGTTGCCGCCAACTACGAAACTGCCCGCGCGCAACACGGGCGACCGCGCCTGGAGCGATTTGACCGAGGACGAGCAGGTCGTGTTCGCGCGCTTCATGGCCACCTACGCCGGCTTCATTGAGCACACGGACGAACAGATCGGCCGTCTGGTCAGCCACCTGAAGTCGACGGGCGACTACGACAATACGGTGTTTGTCGTCCTGTCCGACAACGGCGCGGCGAACGAGGCAGGACAGGTCGGCGCGTTCGAGCGGCTGTACTGGCCGAACACGCTCACGCCCGCGCAGATGCGGGCGCGGCTCGACGAACTGGGCACCGACAAGACGCAGTCGCAGTACCAGCGGCCCTGGGCCATGCTGGGTAACACGCCGTTCCGGCGTTACAAGCTCTGGCCCCATGCCGGGGGCGTGCGCACCCCACTCGTGCTGAGCTGGGCAAACCGCATCGCGTCGCCGGGCACGGTGCGGCAGCAGTACCTGGATGTAAGCGACCTGGCGCCCACGCTGGCGGAACTGGCCGGCACGTCATTCCCGACGGCCGTCAATGGCGTGGCGCAGATACCGGTGGCAGGCAATTCGATCGAGCCGGTGTTGCGCGATCCACAGGCAAACGGTCGCGATGTACAATTCTTCGAGATGCGCGGCAACCGTGCCATCACGTCCGGCAAGTGGAAGGCGGTGGCGATCCACACGTATGGGCAGGATTTTTCGAAGGATAGGTGGGAACTGTTCGATCTGGCCAACGACTTCGCAGAATCGACCAACGTGGCCGCGGTCTACCCCGCTAAGCTAGAGGAGCTCAAGCAACTGTGGGCCTCGGAAGCAGCGAAGTACAGCATGCCCGCCCTTTCCGATCCGCCGGCCTCCACGGTATACCTGAACGATTATGGAGATGCGCTGCTTGAAACACCGTGA
- a CDS encoding formylglycine-generating enzyme family protein, whose translation MKHREHDDGQPPGMVRVPAATFSMGSDTAYEEERPRRRVAVDGFWIDRTPVTNNQFAAFVAATGYVTLAEIAPDPGMYPGLQPEQCVAGSAVFVAPAGPVPLSQPDAWWRWVIGANWQHPAGPRSSIEGIGDHPVVHIAHQDAAAYARWAGKSLPTEAEWELAAGGGLDGTAFPWGEELAPDGKGMCNHWHGEFPWQDLKPPGAARTSAVGSFPPNCYGIVDMIGNVWEWTDDWYGLAQPNSGRACCVPRNPRGSSRDDSIDHDWGGAVPRKVLKGGSHLCAPNYCERYRPSARIPQPVDTTTSHVGFRCVLRGPAWHNQDWH comes from the coding sequence TTGAAACACCGTGAACACGATGATGGCCAGCCCCCCGGTATGGTCCGGGTTCCCGCCGCGACGTTCTCGATGGGCTCGGATACGGCGTATGAGGAGGAGCGTCCGCGGCGCAGGGTCGCCGTCGATGGCTTCTGGATTGACAGGACGCCCGTGACCAATAACCAGTTCGCGGCCTTCGTCGCCGCGACAGGGTACGTCACATTGGCGGAAATCGCGCCCGACCCGGGCATGTATCCTGGGTTGCAGCCCGAACAGTGCGTCGCGGGCTCTGCGGTGTTTGTGGCGCCGGCCGGCCCGGTACCGCTTTCGCAACCCGACGCTTGGTGGCGCTGGGTGATCGGGGCAAACTGGCAGCACCCGGCTGGGCCCAGGTCGTCGATCGAAGGCATTGGCGACCATCCGGTCGTGCACATCGCGCACCAGGATGCCGCCGCCTACGCACGATGGGCAGGCAAGTCGCTGCCCACCGAGGCGGAGTGGGAACTCGCGGCAGGCGGGGGCCTGGACGGCACCGCGTTCCCATGGGGCGAGGAACTGGCGCCTGATGGCAAAGGCATGTGCAATCACTGGCACGGCGAATTCCCCTGGCAGGACCTGAAGCCACCCGGCGCGGCAAGGACGTCCGCCGTTGGATCCTTCCCGCCAAACTGCTACGGCATCGTCGACATGATCGGCAACGTGTGGGAATGGACCGACGACTGGTATGGACTGGCGCAGCCGAATTCTGGTCGGGCCTGCTGCGTGCCGCGTAACCCGCGCGGCAGCAGCCGCGACGACAGCATCGATCACGACTGGGGCGGAGCGGTACCGCGCAAGGTACTGAAGGGCGGCTCGCACCTGTGCGCGCCGAACTACTGTGAACGATACCGGCCGTCCGCCCGGATTCCGCAGCCGGTCGATACGACGACAAGCCATGTGGGATTCCGCTGCGTACTGAGGGGACCGGCTTGGCACAATCAAGACTGGCATTAA
- a CDS encoding EAL domain-containing protein yields MDFNDIAQWRVRIFKSVMSIVQMLTLVTALPTMALALHHGLNQIVLIDTVALGTVFVIWRLRRLPYAVRVWCFLALIYGVSVLSMITIDAFGICYMLMALPIMAVIFLGVRPALISLAAAAGTVLVLGLAGFSVLAVAGYPPHAVQGVFILTVNFTCIAALVTLTCDTMLKGLSRSLDHARTVTGSLEERQAALHALNCELQLTSAALAGLNEMVLIVKAVDGRGTVQPVIFANAAFERRSGYRADEIIGRSMRMLHGPDTDPVAIATVVDAMARYEPVSVQTVHYTKAGAPYWIELDMVPFAGEAGPITHWVSIARDITEQRRAANAVHQLAFFDVLTGLPNRRLLMERLDALVAKAHAGRGLGSVLFIDLDNFKHVNDARGHATGDALLRHVAARLSSSVRKGDTVARLGGDEFVVLLEDLGNDESVATTSALRLADQVCAALREPLTIDGQFYHSSGSIGVALPTRAGQTVQDLLREADTAMYHAKAAGRKGVALFQPTMLASAEQALTLERDLLSAMQNDELALHLQLQVAPDGTPVGAETLLRWRRADGTMTPPDVFIPVAEATGLIVPLGAWVLRQACLAWRELDAAGCPLPLSVNVSPRQFREPDFVSSVKATLLETGMRPQQLILEVTEGLLVDNLDETVTRMGDLTTLGIRFSIDDFGTGYSNLAYLRKMPLYELKIDRSFMRDMPHDANGMAIVQSILAMAGHLGLRVVAEGIETVEQARFLAMHGAPCMQGYLYCRPVPLPEVVALLKKNPPMKLAA; encoded by the coding sequence ATGGACTTCAACGATATCGCGCAATGGCGTGTGCGCATTTTTAAATCAGTCATGTCGATCGTGCAGATGCTGACGCTCGTGACTGCACTCCCGACCATGGCGCTTGCTCTTCACCACGGCCTGAACCAGATCGTTCTGATCGATACGGTCGCCCTCGGCACCGTCTTCGTGATCTGGCGCCTGCGCCGCCTCCCCTACGCCGTCCGTGTATGGTGTTTTCTCGCTCTCATTTACGGCGTGTCAGTCCTGTCGATGATCACGATCGATGCCTTCGGCATCTGTTACATGCTGATGGCGCTGCCGATCATGGCAGTGATCTTTCTCGGCGTGCGTCCGGCGCTGATCTCACTTGCGGCGGCCGCGGGCACCGTCCTGGTTCTCGGTCTGGCCGGATTCAGCGTCCTGGCTGTCGCAGGCTACCCACCCCATGCAGTGCAGGGTGTGTTCATCCTTACCGTGAACTTCACTTGTATCGCCGCCCTTGTCACGCTGACGTGTGACACCATGCTCAAGGGCTTGTCGCGTTCGCTGGACCACGCACGCACGGTCACCGGCTCGCTGGAAGAAAGACAGGCCGCACTGCACGCATTGAACTGCGAACTACAACTCACGTCGGCGGCGCTCGCCGGCCTGAACGAGATGGTCCTGATCGTCAAGGCGGTCGATGGCCGCGGAACCGTGCAGCCGGTGATCTTTGCCAACGCTGCCTTCGAGCGCCGCAGCGGCTACCGCGCCGATGAGATCATCGGTCGCAGCATGCGCATGCTGCACGGTCCGGATACCGATCCTGTCGCGATCGCGACCGTTGTCGATGCGATGGCGCGGTACGAACCGGTGTCTGTCCAGACGGTGCACTATACAAAGGCTGGTGCCCCTTACTGGATCGAGCTGGACATGGTGCCTTTCGCGGGCGAGGCAGGGCCAATCACACACTGGGTCTCGATCGCGCGCGACATCACCGAACAGCGCCGCGCCGCCAATGCGGTCCACCAACTGGCGTTCTTCGACGTACTGACCGGGCTCCCGAACCGGCGCCTGCTGATGGAACGCCTCGATGCGCTGGTAGCGAAGGCGCATGCCGGACGCGGCCTGGGCAGCGTGCTGTTCATCGACCTCGACAATTTCAAGCATGTCAACGATGCGCGCGGCCACGCCACAGGCGACGCGCTGCTCAGGCACGTGGCGGCCCGATTGTCCAGCTCGGTGCGGAAGGGTGACACGGTAGCACGCCTCGGCGGCGACGAGTTCGTCGTGCTGCTTGAAGACCTGGGCAACGACGAGAGCGTCGCAACCACTTCTGCGCTCCGGCTGGCGGATCAGGTGTGCGCGGCACTGCGCGAACCCCTCACCATCGACGGGCAGTTCTACCATTCGTCAGGCAGTATCGGGGTGGCGCTGCCGACGCGGGCGGGGCAAACCGTCCAGGATCTGCTCCGTGAAGCCGACACGGCCATGTACCATGCCAAGGCAGCCGGGCGCAAGGGGGTGGCGCTGTTTCAACCGACGATGCTGGCCAGTGCCGAACAGGCGCTGACGCTCGAGCGCGACCTGCTCAGCGCAATGCAGAACGATGAGTTGGCACTGCATCTGCAACTGCAGGTCGCCCCGGATGGCACTCCGGTCGGGGCCGAGACACTGCTGCGCTGGCGCCGTGCCGATGGCACGATGACGCCACCTGACGTGTTCATTCCAGTCGCGGAGGCAACCGGACTGATCGTACCGCTCGGTGCATGGGTGCTGCGCCAGGCTTGCCTGGCCTGGCGAGAGCTGGACGCAGCAGGCTGCCCGTTGCCATTATCGGTAAACGTCAGCCCGCGCCAGTTTCGCGAGCCCGATTTTGTCTCCAGCGTTAAGGCTACGCTGCTTGAAACCGGGATGCGGCCGCAACAGTTGATCCTCGAAGTCACCGAAGGCTTACTGGTCGACAACCTTGATGAAACCGTGACTCGCATGGGCGACTTGACAACGTTGGGCATCCGCTTCTCGATCGACGACTTCGGTACTGGTTATTCAAACCTGGCTTATCTGCGCAAGATGCCGCTTTACGAACTGAAGATCGACAGGAGCTTCATGCGCGACATGCCCCATGATGCCAATGGCATGGCGATCGTCCAGTCGATCCTGGCGATGGCCGGCCACCTGGGCTTGCGTGTCGTCGCGGAAGGCATCGAGACCGTGGAACAGGCACGATTCCTGGCGATGCACGGAGCCCCGTGCATGCAGGGCTACCTGTACTGCAGGCCGGTTCCGCTGCCCGAAGTTGTTGCGCTGCTGAAGAAAAACCCACCGATGAAGCTTGCTGCGTAA
- a CDS encoding methyl-accepting chemotaxis protein, producing MTARGDSTPAFDQETLFLEIPAERLGTRTTNGDLMKISDITIRTRLYVGFGAMAALLLLLVGLALKNFSALAAAGEMNIKTYQALSEVDLALMSLVNIETGARGFSLTGLETSLEPYHTGKAEFRTHLQNASKLVINDAGQRDRLQRLMAEVERWRDTAIEPGISLRRASADSDLSKVVAFEQEGRGRQSMDTMRKLLSDIKTEEVALLVERSESVANLASQLALTLIAGGIAAVLLGAGLAYGLSRTILVPLAEAVSIAKRVAQGDLTVRVRETSRNETGELMTALQAMSSALLGIVTRVRASTDTIAAASNEINAGNQSLSSRTEQQASSLEETASSMEELTTTVKENTGNARHASELAGAASDTAARGGAVVAQVVHTMGAINASSRRIADIIGVIDGIAFQTNILALNAAVEAARAGTQGRGFAVVAGEVRTLAQRSAAAAREIKGLIDDSVATVEAGTRLVDQAGATMEDVVGSVKRVTDLVSGIAAASDVQRAGIEEVNQAIADMDQVTQRNAALVEEAAAAADAMQTEAHELAALVGTFQTGTAPEATLLPPRPTLKMAAHSRVSPRRARNPTAIAL from the coding sequence ATGACGGCACGTGGCGATTCGACACCGGCTTTCGATCAGGAGACGCTGTTTTTAGAAATACCAGCCGAACGGCTCGGCACCAGAACAACTAATGGCGATCTCATGAAAATTTCCGATATTACGATTCGAACGCGGCTGTATGTTGGCTTTGGCGCCATGGCGGCGCTTCTTTTGCTGCTCGTAGGCTTGGCTCTCAAGAACTTCTCCGCGCTTGCCGCTGCGGGCGAAATGAACATCAAGACCTATCAGGCACTGAGCGAAGTGGACTTAGCCCTGATGAGCTTGGTCAACATCGAAACGGGCGCCAGAGGCTTCTCACTGACCGGACTCGAGACATCACTGGAACCCTACCATACCGGCAAGGCTGAGTTCCGGACACATTTGCAGAACGCGAGCAAGCTCGTTATTAATGACGCCGGCCAGCGCGACCGCCTGCAACGTTTGATGGCAGAAGTCGAACGCTGGCGCGACACTGCGATCGAGCCGGGGATCTCGCTGCGACGCGCGAGCGCCGATTCCGACCTGTCAAAGGTTGTCGCTTTCGAGCAGGAAGGACGCGGTCGACAATCGATGGATACGATGCGCAAGTTGTTGAGTGACATCAAGACCGAGGAAGTGGCCTTGCTGGTCGAACGCAGCGAATCGGTGGCCAACCTGGCATCGCAGCTGGCACTGACGCTGATTGCCGGAGGGATTGCCGCAGTGCTGCTGGGGGCCGGGCTGGCATATGGGCTGTCGCGCACCATCCTCGTCCCGCTGGCCGAGGCTGTGAGCATCGCCAAGCGTGTCGCACAGGGCGATTTGACAGTACGGGTCCGGGAGACGTCCAGAAACGAGACCGGGGAGCTGATGACAGCGTTGCAGGCGATGAGCAGCGCCTTGTTGGGCATTGTCACCCGCGTGCGTGCAAGCACCGACACGATTGCAGCTGCCTCGAACGAAATCAACGCCGGCAACCAGAGCCTGTCCTCCCGCACGGAACAGCAGGCCAGTTCGCTCGAAGAGACGGCATCGTCAATGGAAGAGCTGACCACGACGGTGAAGGAAAATACCGGCAACGCCCGCCACGCAAGCGAACTGGCTGGCGCTGCATCGGACACTGCGGCGCGCGGCGGCGCTGTCGTGGCGCAGGTCGTGCATACCATGGGAGCCATCAACGCGTCGTCACGCCGGATCGCCGATATCATCGGCGTCATTGACGGCATCGCATTCCAGACGAATATCCTGGCACTCAATGCCGCCGTCGAGGCGGCACGCGCCGGAACGCAAGGTCGCGGCTTCGCCGTGGTCGCGGGCGAGGTGCGTACCCTCGCGCAGCGCTCTGCCGCAGCGGCAAGGGAGATCAAGGGACTCATCGATGACTCGGTCGCGACGGTCGAGGCTGGCACCCGTCTCGTGGACCAGGCCGGCGCAACCATGGAAGACGTCGTCGGCAGCGTCAAGCGTGTGACGGACCTGGTGAGCGGAATCGCCGCTGCCAGCGATGTGCAGCGTGCCGGGATCGAAGAGGTGAATCAGGCCATAGCGGATATGGACCAGGTGACACAACGGAATGCAGCACTGGTCGAAGAGGCCGCCGCCGCGGCCGATGCCATGCAGACGGAAGCCCATGAGCTGGCTGCTCTGGTCGGTACCTTCCAGACCGGCACGGCACCCGAGGCGACGCTCCTGCCTCCCCGACCGACACTGAAGATGGCGGCTCATTCCCGCGTCTCGCCACGCCGAGCGCGAAATCCGACAGCCATCGCGCTGTAG
- a CDS encoding diguanylate cyclase: protein MTASARILLFDTGPAFQYRLVMPVEAHVRRIAIAAVLASSIVAAIPFFFNSRVSEGVPVLKLAADRQTAYTDLLGMMRDVETGQNGYVMSGLESFLEPYTAAVLEIPSLKRELVQGALDAQELDAINQIVELTDAKLANAADSIAARRNYGATRESLFAASAVGKAQMDKLRLLIGRQITLMAERRNHARQTLIDGSAQVAYFSALAGAINALLLGIAAFNVRRLLRDRSVAADQLKKAITSAELRNAMMSGSARMLQAIDSVHALDDTSAVLGPCLTALLPGASGTVYLYRNSNDVLEPLASWGAEATARAISPEDCWALRLGRPHDHLAETDLCCQHLLTEHRRIHLCIPMVTQGAVLGLMSVTVDRLPDDNVEMHRELVTVLAEQVSLALSNVRLREALREQSIIDPLTGLYNRRFMEETLKRELARAQRSQQPLSVIMFDIDHFKRVNDTFGHGAGDAVLGSVAAAAKATIRSADTICRYGGEEMIVLMPACAEAMAAERAEMIRQAIQNLRIEHDGRVIPQVTASFGVASHPTFGPDGRALVSAADAALYLAKQHGRNNVQAAAWPGGVHEVLHQPHG, encoded by the coding sequence GTGACGGCATCTGCCCGTATATTGCTCTTCGACACCGGGCCAGCCTTCCAGTACCGCCTTGTCATGCCAGTTGAAGCACATGTTCGACGAATCGCTATCGCTGCGGTTCTCGCCTCCTCCATCGTCGCTGCAATCCCGTTCTTCTTCAACAGCCGCGTCAGCGAAGGCGTACCCGTACTGAAGCTCGCTGCGGATCGCCAGACTGCTTATACAGACCTGCTTGGCATGATGCGCGACGTCGAAACCGGTCAAAACGGCTATGTCATGAGCGGACTGGAGAGTTTCCTGGAGCCTTACACCGCTGCGGTACTTGAGATTCCTTCGCTGAAACGCGAGCTGGTTCAGGGTGCGCTGGACGCGCAGGAGCTCGATGCCATCAACCAGATCGTTGAACTTACCGACGCAAAACTTGCGAACGCTGCCGACAGCATTGCCGCACGCAGGAACTATGGTGCGACCCGCGAGAGTTTGTTTGCTGCGTCAGCGGTCGGCAAGGCACAGATGGACAAGCTGCGCCTTCTGATTGGCAGGCAGATCACGCTCATGGCCGAGCGGCGCAATCACGCCAGGCAGACATTGATTGACGGGTCAGCTCAAGTGGCGTACTTCAGTGCACTCGCGGGAGCGATCAACGCGCTGTTGCTGGGAATCGCCGCGTTCAACGTCAGACGGCTTCTCAGGGACAGGTCGGTAGCTGCGGATCAGCTAAAAAAAGCGATTACATCGGCAGAATTACGCAACGCGATGATGTCGGGAAGCGCCCGCATGCTGCAGGCTATCGACTCGGTGCATGCGCTTGATGATACTTCAGCGGTATTGGGCCCATGCCTTACTGCCCTCTTGCCGGGTGCGTCGGGGACCGTCTACCTGTACCGCAATTCGAACGATGTCCTGGAGCCGCTCGCCAGTTGGGGAGCGGAGGCGACTGCACGTGCGATCTCGCCGGAGGACTGCTGGGCACTGCGGCTCGGTCGGCCGCATGACCATCTTGCGGAGACCGACCTGTGCTGTCAGCATCTGCTGACGGAACATCGGCGCATTCACCTGTGTATTCCCATGGTGACCCAAGGCGCGGTTCTGGGCCTGATGTCGGTGACGGTCGATCGACTGCCTGACGATAATGTTGAGATGCATCGAGAACTCGTGACAGTCCTGGCTGAACAGGTATCGCTGGCCCTATCGAATGTCCGGTTGAGGGAAGCGCTGCGCGAACAGTCGATTATCGATCCGCTGACAGGTCTTTACAACCGCCGGTTCATGGAAGAGACGTTAAAGCGCGAGCTGGCGCGCGCACAGCGAAGTCAGCAGCCGCTGTCCGTGATAATGTTTGATATCGACCATTTCAAGCGCGTGAACGATACCTTCGGCCACGGTGCCGGAGACGCCGTGCTGGGCTCAGTTGCCGCGGCCGCGAAGGCGACGATCAGAAGTGCGGACACCATTTGCCGGTATGGCGGCGAAGAGATGATCGTTCTCATGCCGGCATGCGCGGAAGCGATGGCGGCCGAGCGAGCCGAGATGATTCGACAGGCGATCCAGAACCTTCGTATCGAACACGATGGCAGGGTGATCCCGCAAGTTACTGCCTCGTTTGGTGTGGCGAGCCACCCGACATTCGGCCCGGACGGACGGGCACTGGTCAGTGCCGCCGACGCGGCGCTTTACCTGGCAAAGCAGCACGGTCGAAATAACGTGCAAGCAGCCGCGTGGCCTGGCGGTGTTCACGAGGTACTGCATCAGCCTCATGGATGA